A region of Aquila chrysaetos chrysaetos chromosome 13, bAquChr1.4, whole genome shotgun sequence DNA encodes the following proteins:
- the ZNF318 gene encoding zinc finger protein 318 isoform X2 — MADGPIFTRGLSCPRGLERYPSHEDQPSSPFIMRHDEDYRNRDVFLHRSDYSPHYGRREELSRGSDRDGDKLRKSSYPSRPEERGREIKRPRYEKDEKMHGVSGEHQGFSSGTRNYRRRSHSRSRSPSPSYLNEEFRELDRARRKREEEERSRNLNHDVSGSGYVIPGLTNTLQTSEPRYMYRPEEIPSMPKKSILKKRVEMEVESPIQPEGFSSSSAPSKDLPLLSSHSSLPQSNNTAPFASEVENFLRRFNKDSVVESANKELHDGLFEWSPFSGAPKDAFTFEEKFGSFLSHKEKLEPKSEPADRHSDFLLPHERASQDGSGFSRILGMMADSVSAQEKRRRSFPDIEDEEKFLYGDEDEDTKTESLPIQKPPVSCCNEIINQKVSPPPSSAPAVKLDPLEEPNAEYAKIHDLLKTIGLDIGVAEIGKLAVRTQERLHGKKLASRSPDRRSSDPRRLDPWDLRRSRSDTRSPESGQQHSASPPVSFQQSKDAPSLQKSEYTKNKPVGQDIPPRAPEQPLPSVSLIPSVPPAPASLPPTPTSVSQYQIPSYSQFTATQMPQNYPPPTMAPPGYDAYGHYMAYAAPGWTMYPPAQQPNPTLPEAHGLLTMAMSANPTRPNLRVIETVSMGKDVPDLKRDGSVLVHVPTTPAHSKVPLRLSSHPLKNTTEKMSDEKNRAAQKQKVIEEREKLKNEREARQKKLYYLKTELDRLRKQQGEMLRKKRREKDGHKDPLLVEVNRLQENIMKEISELHKESDAADKKQSELDKVAQILGINIFEKPRKPSVEAKDSLEKNSKSENAKGLEKTSSSNKESKTTNEKSRGRSPKPAESSSQSSKHPFQLANIYEYYDAGNHWCKDCNTICGTMFDFFTHMHNKKHRQTLDPYNRPWASKNQSETKQDSIKRIDKITVPAKGSEFLIPITGYYCQLCHEFFGDQISAEQHVKSHPHNEKYKKYIDENPLYEERRNLDRQAGLAVVLETERRRQSELKRKLVEKQKEEKDEKKPKIIKKEEAKSIPELGEGTSETQGKIDSSGRKMGIKLKLKKEDKKEEKKEEKKEESKKESPSQTSFGKFSWKKSEREDKTPGGAVPKEESTEGNKEESKCQSGKLHVKPIEIKLSGKTVIPHTSPWTPVVFTSTPAKILPNLPVPTMIFRKSTTATVSKPAPLNTFLSIKSSGATTKPLPVVKETNADLILPPDIISKAFGGEEVILKGAEEDLKAAEKSESSQTSDIPPSRPLPPAVQQAAVIPADEVAPGVSESEQTMLAMPVRPPPPPPPSTAFSDQAKKVEKRNSCLATANAKDLYDIFYSSGGKGSADSKLASSALPNGENSNLTKPADLSANPRTNNSSSSVKEDSQNMATEVSQVHSAEQSSELEKTDTQETSILHIEMSPDVENGIQKDVGQKFQLPLSTDVRTKLKEDSSQCNNQVTGNWVLSENQAEMNKKPLQSQLSEMLVTELPETKTASGIQMPAEIGLVDTGGRQQVGSQEFCVLQTTEVQEQLGQEDANKTSITNTNIPGTLEKDAEMKHWEVKVVKTELSLHPKTLLPETQNEIKNLENSHLVEEKLSDNCRTHSETDSPDLLCDSQNTSKEKPSVAVMTEQNSVDASLKGVKLKSVALEVSQPGVLGKAPRISETQNKISELTRSPGEWDTSRSSNGEQVITTHSCSESRWDLPNTPNVEIKTGSNEVSASELTEVRPDTCLANTGTRISVLKGQEKVPSEPSGHAVLDNQTQRQEVAWLVNACSANFVELRSSVELVVEVEKKSLGHTGSDATLDNVFIKRDAKQVGTGGFSRARSDLVRESVVALSADFHREHLSEEAVHFRETKHEVLRTSAANDFHVNSTHSGLNTERSESLSADVCVDNDKVSLTSEDMKHNETPSQKAELEFKSTDFGLGDTKLKRECFSIRTAGHLNKNTEEVSKLETIASIRLESNKLKKLGIEKTVDKTEITDFATLTSGSQEDKFCTRISQKDMPQLGLQSSNSDTTEVVMPVLEMQGISPMSEILLQVRESKGGAAEMLSLSCDGGNAESQASGCMETFLPELKETHGKEGGSGSKGVCTIQSKKTEQTETADSLEATTNSGIAESLAESPVG; from the exons ATGGCTGATGGTCCAATATTCACTAGAGGCCTCTCATGTCCTCGAGGCCTTGAGAGATACCCATCACATGAAGATCAACCTTCAAGTCCCTTCATCATGAGACATGATGAAGACTACCGCAACCGGGATGTTTTCCTTCATCGTTCAGATTATAGTCCACATTATGGTCGTCGAGAAGAGCTGTCTCGTGGATCTGACAGAGATGGTGACAAACTCAGGAAATCCTCCTACCCATCGAGGCCAGAAGAGAGGGGACGAGAAATAAAGCGTCCACGGTACGAAAAGGATGAGAAGATGCATGGTGTGAGTGGAGAGCATCAGGGTTTCTCATCAGGAACACGAAACTATCGCAGACGAAGCCACAGCCGCAGTAGAAGCCCGAGCCCGTCATACCTGAATGAAGAATTCCGAGAGCTTGACCGtgcaaggaggaaaagagaagaagaagagcGTAGTAGAAACTTGAATCATGATGTTTCAGGCAGTGGTTATGTGATCCCCGGCTTGACTAACACACTACAGACTTCTGAGCCTCGGTATATGTATAGGCCTGAGGAAATCCCATCCATGCccaaaaaatctattttgaagAAACGAGTGGAGATGGAAGTAGAGTCTCCTATTCAG ccTGAGGGCTTTTCAAGCAGTTCAGCTCCCAGCAAGgatcttcctcttctttctagTCATTCGTCTTTGCCCCAGAGCAACAACACGGCTCCTTTTGCCTCTGAAGTGGAGAACTTTCTCAGACGGTTTAACAAAGACTCTGTTGTGGAGTCTGCAAACAAGGAGTTGCACGATGGTTTATTTGAGTGGAGCCCGTTTTCTGGGGCTCCCAAAGATGCTTTCACATTTGAAGAGAAGTTTGGAAGCTTCTTAAGTCACAAGGAAAAGTTAGAACCCAAGTCAGAGCCTGCTGATCGCCACTCCGACTTCCTGCTGCCTCACGAGAGGGCCAGTCAGGATGGCAGTGGTTTTTCCCGAATTCTGGGCATGATGGCTGATTCTGTCAGTGCTCAGGAGAAGAGGAGGCGTAGTTTTCCTGACATTGAGGATGAAGAGAAATTTCTTTACGGTGATGAGGATGAAGACACCAAAACTGAATCTCTCCCTATTCAGAAGCCTCCAGTGAGTTGTTGCAATGAGATAATAAACCAGAAAGTGAGCCCACCTCCTTCTTCTGCTCCAGCTGTCAAGCTGGATCCTTTAGAAGAGCCTAATGCTGAGTATGCGAAGATCCATGACTTACTCAAAACCATTGGACTCGACATTGGCGTTGCTGAAATTGGAAAACTGGCTGTTCGTACCCAGGAACGTCTTCATGGCAAAAAGTTAGCATCTCGTTCTCCTGATCGTCGCTCTTCAGATCCTCGCAGACTGGACCCCTGGGACTTGCGTCGCAGCCGGAGTGATACTCGTTCTCCTGAGTCAGGCCAGCAGCACTCAGCATCACCTCCAGTCTCTTTCCAGCAGTCTAAAGATGCACCCTCTCTTCAGAAATCAGAATATACTAAGAACAAGCCAGTGGGACAGGATATACCTCCACGTGCACCAGAACAGCCTCTTCCGTCTGTCTCTCTCATTCCCTCAGTTCCACCAGCTCCTGCTAGTTTGCCACCTACACCTACTTCTGTTTCCCAGTACCAAATTCCCAGTTATTCCCAGTTCACTGCCACTCAAATGCCCCAAAACTATCCACCTCCCACAATGGCTCCTCCAGGATACGATGCATATGGGCACTATATGGCATATGCAGCCCCTGGCTGGACCATGTaccctcctgcccagcagccTAATCCTACACTGCCAGAAGCTCACGGTCTTCTTACTATGGCCATGTCAGCGAACCCCACACGTCCCAACCTCCGGGTGATTGAGACAGTCTCTATGGGAAAGGATGTCCCTGATTTAAAAAGAGATGGTTCTGTGCTCGTTCATGTCCCTACCACTCCTGCTCATTCCAAAGTGCCCCTTCGTCTGTCTTCACACCCTCTcaaaaataccacagaaaagATGTCGGATGAAAAAAATCGGGCAGCTCAAAAGCAGAAG GTGatagaagagagagaaaaactgaagaatgaACGAGAAGCACGGCAGAAGAAGCTTTACTATCTCAAGACTGAGTTGGACAGGCTTCGTAAACAGCAAG GAGAGATGTTGAGGAAAAAACGTCGTGAGAAGGATGGACACAAAGACCCCTTACTGGTTGAGGTGAACAGATTACAAGAGAATATTATGAAGGAGATTTCAGAGCTGCATAAAGAATCTGATGCAGCTGACAAGAAGCAGTCTGAGCTTGACAAAGTGGCACAAATCCTGGGGATTAACATATTTGAAAAACCCCGGAAACCATCCGTGGAAGCGAAAGATTCCTTGGAAAAGAACAGCAagtcagaaaatgcaaaaggtcTGGAGAAAACATCTTCCTCCAACAAG GAATCAAAAACTACTAATGAAAAATCCAGAGGTAGAAGCCCGAAGCCAGCAGAATCCTCTTCACAGTCCTCCAAACATCCTTTCCAGTTGGCCAATATTTATGAGTATTATGATGCAGGGAACCACTGGTGCAAAGACTGCAATACCATCTGCGGGACCATGTTTGACTTTTTCACACACATGCATAATAAGAAACACAGACAG ACCCTGGATCCTTACAACAGACCTTGGGCTTCGAAGAACCAGAGTGAGACCAAACAAGACTCCATAAAACGCATCGATAAGATAACTGTTCCTGCTAAAG GCTCTGAGTTTCTGATTCCCATTACTGGATATTATTGCCAGCTCTGTCATGAATTTTTTGGAGATCAGAtctcagcagagcagcatgTGAAAAGTCATCCCCACAATGAGAAATACAAG aaatacaTAGATGAAAACCCACTCTATGAAGAGAGGAGAAATCTAGACCGTCAGGCTGGGTTGGCTGTAGTTCTGGAAACAGAGCGCAGGCGGCAGAGTGAGCTGAAACGGAAACTAgttgagaaacagaaagaagagaaggatgagaagaaaccaaaaataataaagaaagaggaagcaaagaGCATCCCAGAGCTTGGAGAAGGGACTAGTGAAACTCAAGGCAAAATAGATTCTTCTGGGCGAAAAATGGGTATCAAGCTTAAACTGAAGAAGGAAGAtaagaaggaggagaaaaaagaagaaaagaaagaggaatctAAAAAGGAATCACCAAGTCAGACTTCCTTTGGgaaattcagctggaaaaagtcTGAGAGAGAGGATAAAACCCCGGGAGGAGCTGTTCCAAAGGAGGAGAgtacagaaggaaacaaagaggaGAGCAAGTGTCAGTCTGGGAAACTCCATGTCAAGCCCATTGAAATCAAGCTGTCTGGTAAAACTGTTATTCCACACACTAGCCCATGGACACCAGTTGTTTTCACATCAACACCAGCAAAAATTCTACCTAATCTACCAGTCCCCACCATGATTTTCAGGAAGTCTACTACTGCAACAGTTAGCAAACCAGCACCTTTGAACACCTTTTTATCCATAAAATCCTCTGGAGCTACCACCAAACCACTGCCTGTAGTAAAAGAAACCAATGCAGATCTTATACTGCCTCCGGATATCATCTCAAAAGCTTTCGGAGGagaagaagtaattttaaaaggggcagaggaggatctgaaagcagcagagaaaagcgAGTCTTCTCAAACTTCTGATATACCACCTTCACGCCCTCTTCCACCAGCAGTCCAGCAGGCAGCTGTCATCCCTGCAGATGAAGTAGCTCCAGGTGTGTCTGAAAGTGAACAGACAATGCTGGCAATGCCTGTGAGaccccctccaccaccaccaccttcaaCTGCTTTCAGTGATCAGGCAAAAAAGGTAGAGAAACGAAACTCTTGCTTGGCCACAGCCAATGCTAAAGATCTCTATGATATTTTCTACAGTAGTGGTGGAAAGGGTTCGGCTGACAGCAAGCTTGCAAGTTCTGCACTTCCAAATGGAGAAAACTCTAACCTAACAAAACCTGCAGACTTATCTGCAAACCCTAGAACAAATAATAGCTCATCTTCCGTGAAGGAGGATTCTCAGAACATGGCTACTGAAGTTAGCCAAGTCCACTCAGCTGAGCAAAGCTCAGAGCTGGAGAAAACTGATACTCAGGAGACTTCAATACTTCATATTGAGATGAGCCCTGATGTTGAAAATGGTATTCAGAAAGATGTAGGTCAAAAATTTCAGCTTCCTCTTTCAACAGATGTTCGGACTAAATTGAAAGAAGATTCCTCACAGTGTAATAATCAAGTAACAGGGAATTGGGTTCTTAGTGAGAATCAGGCTGAAATGAACAAGAAACCACTTCAGTCTCAGCTATCGGAAATGTTGGTCACAGAACTGCCAGAAACAAAAACTGCTTCTGGTATCCAGATGCCTGCAGAAATTGGACTTGTGGATACAGGAGGTAGACAACAGGTAGGCAGTCAGGAATTCTGTGTTCTACAGACAACAGAGGTCCAAGAGCAACTTGGACAGGAAGATGCAAATAAAACTTCCATTACTAACACAAACATTCCTGGTACCCTGGAGAAAGATGCAGAGATGAAACACTGGGAAGTAAAAGTGGTAAAGACTGAGCTTAGCTTACACCCAAAGACATTGTTACCTgaaacacagaatgaaattaaaaatttggaaaattcCCATTTGGTAGAGGAAAAGTTAAGTGATAACTGTAGAACTCACTCAGAAACTGATAGTCCAGACTTGCTCTGTGATTCTCAAAACacctcaaaagaaaaaccttcagtAGCAGTAATGACAGAACAGAATTCTGTTGATGCCTCCTTAAAAGgtgtaaaactgaaaagtgTAGCTTTGGAAGTGTCTCAGCCAGGAGTCCTTGGCAAAGCTCCCCGAATTTCAGAAACCCAAAATAAGATTTCAGAATTGACAAGAAGTCCTGGTGAATGGGACACTTCCAGAAGTAGTAATGGAGAACAGGTCATCACAACCCATTCTTGTTCTGAAAGTCGTTGGGATCTACCAAATACTCcaaatgtagaaataaaaactggTTCTAATGAAGTTAGTGCTTCAGAATTGACAGAGGTACGGCCAGACACATGTCTTGCCAACACAGGAACTAGAATTAGCGTATTAAAAGGTCAAGAAAAAGTTCCATCTGAACCTTCAGGCCATGCAGTATTAGATAACCAAACTCAAAGGCAAGAAGTTGCATGGTTAGTCAATGCCTGCTCTGCAAACTTTGTTGAACTCAGATCCAGTGTAGAATTAGTAGttgaagttgaaaaaaaatcattaggaCACACCGGATCTGATGCAACATTAGATAATGTTTTTATCAAGAGAGATGCAAAACAAGTAGGGACTGGAGGCTTTTCTAGGGCTCGCTCTGATCTTGTCCGAGAGTCAGTAGTTGCTTTATCAGCAGATTTCCATAGGGAGCATCTTTCAGAAGAAGCTGTCCACTTCCGAGAAACAAAGCATGAGGTTTTAAGAACCTCAGCAGCCAATGACTTTCATGTGAATAGCACTCACTCAGGATTGAACACTGAGCGATCTGAAAGTCTCTCTGCAGATGTTTGTGTGGATAACGACAAAGTTTCTTTGACATCAGAAGATATGAAACATAATGAGACTCCCTcccagaaagcagagctggagtTTAAAAGCACTGATTTCGGTTTGGGAGATACTAAGTTAAAACGTGAATGCTTCAGCATCCGTACAGCGGGACATTTAAATAAGAATACGGAAGAAGTCTCAAAACTAGAAACTATTGCCTCCATTAGGTTGGAGTCCAATAAACTTAAGAAGCTGGGCATTGAAAAAACAGTGGATAAAACAGAGATTACTGATTTTGCTACATTGACTTCTGGTAGTCAGGAAGATAAATTTTGCACACGGATTTCTCAAAAAGATATGCCACAGCTTGGATTGCAGTCCTCAAATAGTGACACTACAGAAGTGGTCATGCCAGTTCTAGAAATGCAGGGCATTTCTCCCATGTCTGAGATCCTTCTGCAAGTGAGGGAGAGCAAAGGTGGAGCTGCTGAAATGCTGTCACTGAGTTGTGACGGAGGCAACGCAGAAAGTCAGGCTTCTGGGTGCATGGAAACTTTCCTTCCTGAACTCAAAGAAACACATGGAAAGGAAGGTGGCTCAGGAAGCAAGGGAGTATGCACCATCCAGAGCAAGAAGACTGAGCAAACAGAAACTGCTGACAGTTTGGAAGCTACAACAAATTCAGGAATTGCTGAAAGCTTAGCAGAAAGCCCAGTGGGTTGA